Proteins encoded in a region of the Pseudothermotoga elfii DSM 9442 = NBRC 107921 genome:
- a CDS encoding DUF362 domain-containing protein — translation MKVYFRQCESYDRVEKVLLPLLAKYSHIFEKGDRVLVKPNLLSAREPNEGVTTHPEVLKTILKFLISLETRPFVGDSPASGSFKKVIAHTGISQICEKLSVPIVELDDPVEVDGEIYKKIKISSKVFQADKVVNVAKLKTHSQMIFTMGVKNTFGCVPGFEKSGWHIRCAHNENFASLLVDIHLLVKPVLTILDGIIGMEGNGPANGKLKQFNMLVVGENAFAVDHAVCKRIGVNPEIVFVLKEAIKRNLIPDYEIDGNWSDTIKLPVTAETLPVPGMLKNLARKIIRVPKISKKRCVQCRICEERCPAKAIDISNYFISYNKCIRCYVCHEVCPRGAIDLIRKFL, via the coding sequence TTGAAGGTTTATTTCAGACAATGTGAGAGCTATGATCGTGTTGAGAAAGTTCTTCTCCCACTACTCGCAAAATATTCTCACATCTTTGAAAAAGGAGACAGGGTTTTGGTGAAACCAAATTTACTTTCTGCAAGAGAACCCAACGAAGGTGTGACGACTCATCCAGAAGTTTTGAAAACTATTTTAAAGTTTTTAATATCACTTGAGACCAGGCCCTTTGTTGGTGATAGCCCAGCTTCAGGTTCTTTTAAAAAAGTAATCGCTCATACTGGAATCAGTCAGATATGTGAAAAACTCTCTGTTCCTATAGTTGAATTGGACGATCCTGTCGAAGTAGATGGGGAAATTTATAAGAAGATAAAAATCAGCTCTAAGGTCTTCCAGGCAGACAAAGTAGTTAATGTTGCAAAACTGAAAACCCACTCTCAGATGATATTTACTATGGGCGTGAAAAACACTTTTGGATGTGTTCCGGGATTTGAGAAATCTGGCTGGCATATTAGATGTGCACATAATGAAAATTTTGCCTCATTGTTAGTGGACATACATTTATTGGTAAAGCCAGTTTTGACTATTCTGGATGGTATTATTGGTATGGAAGGCAATGGTCCTGCTAATGGAAAGCTGAAGCAGTTTAATATGCTTGTCGTTGGTGAAAATGCTTTTGCTGTTGATCATGCCGTCTGCAAAAGAATTGGTGTTAATCCTGAGATAGTTTTCGTGTTGAAAGAGGCTATTAAAAGAAACCTTATTCCTGATTATGAAATAGATGGTAATTGGTCTGACACAATAAAACTTCCTGTTACTGCTGAAACATTACCTGTGCCTGGAATGCTTAAAAATCTGGCAAGAAAAATTATTCGTGTACCAAAAATATCCAAAAAGCGGTGTGTTCAATGTAGAATATGTGAAGAAAGATGTCCAGCGAAAGCCATTGATATATCGAATTATTTTATAAGTTACAATAAGTGTATCAGGTGTTATGTATGTCATGAGGTGTGTCCACGTGGGGCAATAGACCTGATTAGAAAGTTTTTGTGA
- a CDS encoding adenosylhomocysteinase: MISGHKKIDWAKRFMPLLNLIESEYSQQKPLKDFTVGMSIHLEAKTACLAITLRNLGAKVVITGSNPLSTQDDVAEALKEHEIMVFAKHTKDEDVYFRGIVSVLEQNPDLILDDGADLTITAHTKIPSALKNLKGITEETTTGVRRIKALKSQGKLKIPVIAVNEALMKHLFDNRYGTGQSTWDSVMRNTNLLVSGKTVVVAGYGWCGRGIAFRARGLGARVIVTEIDPIKAIEAIMDGFEVMRMKEAAEHGDFFICATGNTSVISVEEFLRMKNGAVLSNAGHFNVEVDVKALERLATQKFEARENVTGYILPNGKTIFLLAEGRLVNLAAADGHPVEIMDLSFAVQTLSLIYLSQTSLQPEVYPVPAEIDYRVAEMKLKTLGVKIDELSIEQRRYLESF; the protein is encoded by the coding sequence GTGATTTCCGGACATAAAAAAATAGATTGGGCAAAGAGATTTATGCCTTTACTAAATTTGATTGAGAGTGAATATTCCCAGCAGAAACCTTTGAAGGATTTTACGGTGGGTATGTCCATACATTTAGAAGCGAAAACAGCATGTCTTGCGATAACTCTTAGAAATCTTGGCGCAAAGGTTGTCATTACTGGCAGTAATCCACTAAGCACACAGGATGATGTGGCAGAGGCCCTCAAAGAGCATGAGATCATGGTTTTCGCAAAACATACAAAAGATGAGGATGTTTATTTCAGGGGAATTGTCTCTGTTCTTGAACAAAATCCAGATTTGATACTGGACGACGGAGCAGATTTAACAATCACAGCTCATACGAAAATCCCATCCGCACTTAAAAATTTAAAGGGTATAACAGAAGAAACGACAACGGGAGTGAGAAGAATCAAAGCTTTGAAATCGCAAGGAAAATTGAAAATTCCAGTTATAGCGGTCAATGAAGCTCTTATGAAACATCTATTTGACAATCGTTATGGCACAGGTCAATCCACGTGGGACAGCGTAATGAGAAATACAAATCTTCTGGTTTCAGGAAAAACAGTTGTTGTTGCTGGCTACGGATGGTGTGGAAGGGGCATAGCATTCAGGGCACGAGGACTGGGGGCTCGTGTTATCGTGACAGAAATAGATCCAATAAAAGCTATTGAAGCCATTATGGATGGTTTTGAGGTTATGAGGATGAAAGAAGCCGCTGAGCATGGAGATTTTTTCATCTGCGCTACGGGAAACACATCTGTTATATCTGTAGAAGAATTTCTCAGAATGAAAAATGGAGCTGTTCTGTCAAATGCAGGACACTTCAATGTTGAAGTAGATGTCAAAGCACTTGAGCGACTAGCAACACAAAAATTTGAAGCAAGAGAGAATGTTACTGGTTATATTTTACCCAATGGTAAGACTATTTTTTTGCTGGCTGAGGGAAGACTGGTTAATCTTGCTGCTGCAGATGGCCACCCAGTAGAAATAATGGATCTTTCATTTGCTGTGCAGACACTTTCCTTGATATATCTTTCGCAAACTTCTTTGCAACCAGAGGTTTATCCGGTACCTGCAGAAATAG